In Ignavibacteria bacterium, a single window of DNA contains:
- a CDS encoding cobalamin-dependent protein (Presence of a B(12) (cobalamin)-binding domain implies dependence on cobalamin itself, in one of its several forms, or in some unusual lineages, dependence on a cobalamin-like analog.), giving the protein MEVLRNSIDTLAEKLTAIQYDGNPLYFKYGAKGREHTIQDNKYHLNYLLTSVTLENPQIFSDYIAWAKVFFKSIKLPDNMLEENLELIKKVNSEYFEIEAASKINSYIDSALKSLDDLPDEVPSFIKPESKYDNLAAEYLNRLLRNERSEASRLILNEVGDDKSKLKDIYLYVFEVTQKEVGRLWQQNIISVAQEHYCTAVTQLVMSQLYPLIFEHERIGKKMIATSVSGELHEIGIRMVSDFFEMEGWDTYFYGANTPVKDLINAVKEMNPDLVAVSTTIPTNLDSAITIINSIKGSTEQNGVKIMVGGYPFNKDKELWKKVGADCFASDAQSAVNRARELFKNLK; this is encoded by the coding sequence ATGGAAGTACTCAGGAATAGTATTGATACACTTGCGGAAAAGTTAACCGCTATACAATATGACGGTAATCCTCTATACTTCAAGTACGGTGCAAAAGGAAGAGAACATACAATTCAGGATAATAAATACCACCTGAATTATTTATTGACTTCTGTTACACTCGAAAATCCTCAGATTTTCTCTGATTACATTGCCTGGGCAAAGGTATTTTTTAAATCCATAAAACTTCCTGATAATATGCTTGAGGAAAATCTTGAGTTGATTAAAAAGGTTAACAGCGAATATTTTGAAATAGAAGCAGCATCAAAAATAAATTCATACATAGATTCTGCTTTAAAGAGTCTTGATGACTTGCCGGACGAGGTCCCATCTTTTATAAAACCTGAATCAAAATATGATAATCTTGCAGCTGAGTATCTTAACAGGCTGTTAAGAAACGAAAGGAGCGAAGCAAGTAGATTAATACTTAACGAAGTTGGTGATGACAAATCAAAGTTGAAGGATATTTACCTCTATGTTTTTGAAGTTACTCAAAAGGAAGTTGGCAGGTTGTGGCAGCAGAATATAATCTCAGTTGCTCAGGAGCATTATTGTACAGCAGTTACTCAGCTCGTTATGTCGCAGCTCTATCCGCTGATATTTGAGCATGAACGAATAGGCAAAAAGATGATTGCCACATCTGTTTCAGGCGAACTGCACGAAATCGGAATAAGAATGGTTTCTGATTTTTTTGAGATGGAAGGTTGGGATACGTATTTTTATGGAGCGAATACACCTGTGAAAGACCTTATAAATGCAGTAAAAGAAATGAATCCTGACCTTGTTGCTGTCTCAACTACTATACCGACAAATCTTGATTCTGCCATCACTATTATTAACTCAATAAAAGGCAGTACGGAACAAAACGGAGTTAAAATAATGGTTGGGGGGTATCCTTTTAATAAGGATAAAGAGTTATGGAAAAAAGTAGGAGCGGATTGCTTTGCATCCGACGCACAATCAGCAGTAAATAGAGCTCGTGAATTATTTAAAAATTTGAAATGA
- a CDS encoding outer membrane beta-barrel protein, with the protein MKKLFLIITVIAVFAVSGYSQHKYKVSLGINAGYSIPVTELANVYKPDFSGEFNVGYVLTPEIELLLTTGFSKFTFRNENLNDDLAQLSPTTTMNDVWTSSIIPITAGIRYKFDKITQTIVPYGTAELGAYITNFDKRLGGSIIITGSQITSNSFVKETQTGFGLSLGVGTFFEVSPRLSVDVVVKYNFVKSDFVKDYTITKDTLAPVNVAGISTGMYLTTRAGITYRF; encoded by the coding sequence ATGAAAAAGCTATTTTTAATCATAACAGTTATTGCGGTATTTGCTGTATCAGGATACTCTCAGCATAAGTATAAAGTAAGTTTAGGAATTAATGCAGGATACAGTATCCCTGTTACAGAACTCGCAAATGTGTATAAACCTGATTTCTCGGGTGAGTTCAACGTAGGATATGTCTTAACTCCCGAGATAGAATTACTACTCACGACAGGCTTCAGTAAATTTACGTTCAGGAATGAAAACCTTAACGATGATTTGGCACAATTGAGTCCGACCACAACAATGAACGATGTATGGACGTCTTCAATTATTCCCATCACGGCAGGAATCAGGTACAAATTTGATAAGATTACACAGACTATTGTTCCTTATGGAACTGCAGAGCTTGGTGCATACATAACTAACTTTGATAAAAGACTCGGCGGCAGCATAATTATAACGGGTTCTCAAATAACTTCGAATTCATTTGTTAAAGAAACACAAACCGGATTCGGATTATCGCTTGGTGTTGGTACTTTTTTCGAAGTATCTCCAAGACTATCTGTCGATGTCGTCGTAAAGTATAATTTTGTTAAATCAGATTTTGTAAAAGATTACACAATAACCAAAGATACTCTGGCACCCGTTAATGTTGCAGGTATAAGCACTGGGATGTATCTTACAACACGAGCGGGTATAACATACAGGTTCTAA
- a CDS encoding response regulator has product MTTNNENVEEYRPKVLIVDDEKGLRIGTQRLLQSENYDVETADCGMMGIKMGTEKEYDLALLDLKMPDIDGISVLKEIKKVRPNTVCFIATAYASYETAIEATKLGAFTYIPKPFSPDELLQNLRAGLERRMLILEAERLKREREERLLELATEKSRLNTIVSSLADGVFVVNKDGELVLFNPASVKYLELNDIILGEKILSILPPKIEEPIKSLLDSEVFENKTRSAEVELKPDRELVVEIKCSPVPHPDGSLAGVVTVIRNITEMKKVEYIKSQFVSMVAHELKTPMAAVLGFLNIILDPSLQTSPEQQKDYLGRSKNRLQGLLEMVNDLLDISRMEMKTKQRELKLLNIGELVKSTTDFLELETKKRGIEVKTKFHDNLPGILADNNEITRLFTNIIGNSVKYNKENGSIDIEVSKSGNFIVTRISDTGIGMKPEEKAKLFSEFYRIKNEHTRSISGTGLGLSIVKRITESYSGKVEVESEYGKGSTFTVYLPYTK; this is encoded by the coding sequence GTGACAACAAATAACGAAAACGTGGAAGAATACAGACCAAAGGTACTGATAGTCGACGACGAGAAAGGGCTGCGTATTGGTACGCAAAGGCTATTACAGAGCGAGAATTACGACGTAGAAACAGCGGACTGCGGAATGATGGGGATAAAGATGGGTACGGAAAAGGAGTACGACCTTGCACTACTTGATCTAAAAATGCCCGACATAGACGGAATATCAGTACTGAAAGAGATTAAAAAGGTGAGACCGAATACAGTATGCTTTATAGCTACTGCATACGCGAGTTACGAAACGGCAATAGAAGCGACAAAGCTTGGTGCATTCACATACATACCGAAACCATTTTCTCCTGATGAACTACTTCAGAATTTAAGAGCAGGACTTGAGAGAAGGATGCTAATACTTGAAGCAGAAAGACTGAAGAGAGAAAGAGAAGAAAGACTTCTGGAACTTGCAACGGAGAAATCGAGACTTAACACTATAGTCAGTTCACTTGCGGACGGTGTTTTTGTTGTAAACAAAGACGGAGAATTAGTTCTATTTAATCCTGCATCAGTAAAATATCTTGAGCTTAACGATATTATTCTCGGAGAAAAGATACTGAGCATACTTCCGCCAAAGATTGAGGAACCGATAAAATCGTTACTTGATTCGGAAGTATTTGAGAACAAGACGAGAAGCGCAGAAGTAGAGCTGAAACCGGACAGAGAGCTTGTGGTGGAGATAAAATGCTCGCCAGTCCCGCATCCAGACGGATCGCTTGCCGGCGTGGTTACGGTTATCAGAAACATAACCGAGATGAAGAAAGTTGAATATATTAAGTCACAGTTTGTGTCCATGGTTGCGCATGAGCTTAAGACACCGATGGCGGCTGTGCTTGGATTTTTAAATATAATACTCGATCCATCGTTACAGACATCACCAGAACAGCAGAAGGATTACCTTGGACGTTCGAAGAACAGGCTGCAGGGCTTGCTTGAGATGGTGAACGACTTGCTTGACATATCCCGCATGGAAATGAAGACAAAGCAAAGGGAGTTAAAGCTGCTTAACATAGGCGAACTCGTAAAGAGCACGACTGACTTTCTTGAGCTTGAGACTAAAAAACGCGGCATAGAGGTGAAGACGAAGTTTCACGATAACCTTCCCGGAATACTTGCTGACAACAATGAAATCACGAGACTGTTTACGAATATCATCGGCAACTCTGTGAAGTACAACAAAGAAAACGGATCGATTGATATTGAGGTATCTAAATCGGGTAATTTCATAGTTACACGTATTTCGGACACCGGTATCGGAATGAAGCCGGAGGAGAAAGCAAAGTTATTCTCGGAATTCTACAGGATAAAGAACGAGCATACACGCAGCATAAGCGGAACAGGGCTTGGACTTTCGATAGTGAAGAGAATCACAGAATCTTATTCGGGCAAGGTAGAAGTTGAGTCGGAATACGGCAAGGGTTCGACGTTCACTGTGTATCTGCCTTATACGAAGTAA
- a CDS encoding HAMP domain-containing sensor histidine kinase, with translation MIKGKGITALFDEAKILKHVYKNDLITHSLEPVSKSFSGFFSLENPYESDDFFNKLDSENSVISYEIKCGFSNHFLPYLFSGIKLDEGYFVIVSDNNSYLFHLYNELLIINNEHVNKIRSLTKEINALKNNDREVIQLNEITRLNNDLINTQRELAKKNSELNELIAYKNRLIGMAAHDLRNPIAVILGFSDLMLEGDRSNLTEDNILFLQNIYKSSQSMLTLINDLLVFSSFESGKVNLKLTKSNLSELLTENLNLNRIISGKKNIELILEKPDEDVYLSIDKDKIVQVLNNLIGNAIKFSFPNSSIEIQLKTNKDYAVFSVSDKGIGIPPQNMDNLFKPFSKISSTGTSGEKGTGLGLNIVKNIVEAHKGKVWVESRQGKGTTFFVSLPLISINLKQKT, from the coding sequence ATGATTAAAGGCAAAGGTATCACTGCTTTATTCGACGAGGCTAAGATATTAAAGCACGTATATAAAAATGATTTAATTACTCACTCGTTAGAACCAGTAAGTAAATCTTTCAGCGGTTTTTTTAGTCTTGAGAATCCTTATGAAAGCGATGATTTTTTCAATAAACTTGATTCTGAGAATTCTGTAATCTCTTACGAAATAAAGTGCGGTTTCAGCAATCATTTTTTACCCTATTTGTTTTCCGGAATTAAATTGGATGAAGGTTATTTTGTCATTGTTTCGGATAATAATTCTTATTTGTTTCATTTGTATAATGAACTGCTGATTATAAATAATGAGCATGTTAACAAAATACGTTCTCTTACTAAAGAAATTAATGCTTTGAAGAATAATGATAGGGAAGTTATTCAGCTAAATGAAATAACAAGACTTAATAATGACCTGATAAATACTCAAAGAGAACTGGCAAAGAAGAATTCAGAGCTTAATGAATTAATCGCTTACAAGAACAGGCTTATTGGTATGGCTGCTCATGACCTGAGAAATCCAATTGCTGTAATTCTCGGATTTTCTGATTTAATGCTCGAAGGCGATAGAAGTAATTTGACTGAGGACAATATCCTATTCCTGCAGAATATATACAAGTCCAGTCAGTCCATGCTTACACTTATAAACGACCTTCTTGTCTTTTCCTCTTTCGAGTCGGGAAAGGTTAATCTAAAACTCACAAAATCAAATCTCTCGGAACTGTTAACGGAAAATTTAAACCTGAACAGAATAATATCGGGAAAAAAAAACATTGAACTTATACTCGAAAAACCCGATGAGGATGTTTATTTATCGATTGACAAAGATAAAATAGTTCAGGTTCTTAATAATTTGATTGGTAATGCGATTAAGTTTTCATTCCCAAATTCAAGCATTGAAATTCAACTTAAAACTAACAAGGATTATGCTGTGTTTTCTGTTTCGGACAAAGGAATCGGAATCCCACCTCAAAACATGGATAACCTGTTTAAACCATTTTCGAAAATATCGAGTACCGGTACATCCGGCGAAAAAGGTACAGGTCTGGGCTTAAATATTGTAAAGAATATTGTGGAAGCACATAAAGGTAAAGTTTGGGTTGAAAGTCGACAGGGGAAGGGGACCACTTTCTTCGTGTCATTGCCTCTTATTAGCATTAACTTAAAACAAAAAACCTAA
- a CDS encoding MFS transporter, with product MYKLKNSPYLILAISVIASFTTSFMGSAINVALPSISLEFSSSAVLLGWIATSYTLANAASLIPVGKLSDIYGRTKFFKAGVLLFALSCLVSGFSVSAEMLLILRAVQGIGLSFIFVNAFSIIVSIYPPKKRGKVLGVLTASIYTGLSTGPFIGGIITQQFGWRYIFYFSFVVSMIVYFMMLFFLNQEWKVAEGEKFDIKGSAVFVTAIISLMLGISFIPNVSGFIAAAFGLGMLLYYKIYSEKAEHPVLELNIFRNNRVFTFSNTAALINYSATAGISFLLSLYLQNIKVMSPQQAGTVLIAQPVLMAFFSPISGRISDRVEPRYVSSAGMLLISVCLGLLCFVTSDTSLVYIILNLAVLGVGFALFSSPNSNAIMSSVEKKDYGTASAILSFMRTTGQMLSMAIVIVILSVLMGKAEIKPENHTQLILSIKIAFALFAFLCFLGIFASLTRGKMHS from the coding sequence TTGTATAAGCTTAAGAACTCTCCATATTTAATTCTTGCAATATCGGTAATTGCATCATTCACAACGTCATTTATGGGCTCTGCAATTAATGTTGCTTTGCCTTCTATTTCATTAGAGTTTTCATCAAGTGCTGTTCTTCTCGGATGGATTGCAACATCATACACACTCGCGAATGCTGCCTCACTGATACCGGTAGGAAAACTTTCTGATATTTATGGAAGAACAAAGTTTTTTAAAGCCGGTGTATTGTTATTTGCTCTAAGCTGCCTTGTCTCAGGATTTTCGGTATCCGCAGAAATGCTGTTAATCTTAAGAGCTGTTCAAGGAATCGGACTTTCGTTTATTTTCGTTAATGCATTCTCAATAATTGTTTCTATTTATCCGCCAAAAAAAAGAGGAAAAGTTCTCGGAGTTTTAACCGCTTCGATTTATACCGGTCTTTCCACTGGACCTTTTATCGGCGGTATCATCACTCAACAATTCGGATGGAGGTACATATTTTATTTCAGTTTCGTTGTTTCAATGATTGTTTATTTTATGATGCTTTTCTTTTTAAATCAGGAATGGAAAGTTGCAGAAGGAGAAAAGTTTGATATAAAGGGATCCGCCGTATTCGTAACAGCTATAATTTCTCTTATGCTTGGAATATCATTCATACCAAATGTATCGGGTTTTATTGCAGCAGCTTTCGGATTGGGGATGTTATTATATTATAAAATTTATTCTGAAAAAGCTGAACACCCGGTTCTTGAGTTGAATATATTCAGGAACAATAGAGTGTTTACCTTTTCTAATACTGCAGCACTAATTAACTACAGCGCAACCGCAGGAATTAGTTTTTTACTTAGTCTGTATCTGCAGAATATAAAAGTTATGTCTCCTCAGCAGGCTGGTACAGTTCTTATTGCACAGCCTGTACTAATGGCATTCTTTTCGCCCATATCTGGAAGAATATCGGACAGGGTAGAACCTCGCTACGTATCTTCTGCCGGAATGCTGCTGATTTCTGTTTGCCTCGGACTTTTGTGTTTTGTGACAAGCGATACATCATTAGTATATATAATATTAAACCTCGCAGTACTCGGAGTCGGCTTCGCACTTTTCTCTTCTCCGAATTCAAACGCCATAATGAGCTCTGTTGAAAAGAAAGATTATGGAACCGCTTCAGCAATATTGTCTTTTATGCGTACCACAGGTCAAATGCTGAGCATGGCTATTGTTATTGTCATATTGTCTGTGCTTATGGGAAAAGCAGAAATTAAACCCGAAAACCATACCCAGCTAATTCTAAGTATAAAAATAGCTTTCGCTCTCTTTGCTTTCCTTTGCTTCCTCGGAATTTTTGCCTCGCTCACAAGAGGCAAAATGCATAGTTAA
- a CDS encoding YCF48-related protein, with product MKKSIIIILISLLFTVTLSAQSSWIQQTSPLGNEILGKIQFVSASEGWISAGNGKLLHTTNGGNNWTVVNPEPVDTLFSWSDPAQSISFINPSTGWIVRTKGNFNQWNGAVAYKTTNGGNSWTKLSIPVHDAGMYIQFVDANTGWMLLFNTNYTGGGVYKSTNGGSNWFVLSPPIGGLPYFLNTNTGWIFPAGDQITTADTIIKTTNGGLNWIRQWGSNVQVAYNMMSFSDANNGWIVGRNGLVRQTTNGGNTWQNVPIFGMGPANNNKAVFFINANTGWIGTKADGTQNPYVLYTNNGGTSWSWQQIPLTYSIFSINFFDANNGGLTSDYGGICHTTNGGVHVNNLSTEIPSSYSLSQNYPNPFNPSTSIEFDVVQTADVKISVFDIYGKEIDILVNERLQTGRYKTEWNGTKQSSGVYFYRMQSGNFIQSKQMILLK from the coding sequence ATGAAAAAATCAATCATCATTATTCTGATATCTCTATTATTTACTGTGACTTTATCCGCACAGTCAAGCTGGATTCAGCAAACGAGCCCCCTTGGAAATGAAATCTTAGGTAAGATTCAGTTTGTGAGCGCTTCTGAGGGCTGGATATCTGCCGGAAACGGCAAGTTGCTTCATACGACCAACGGCGGAAATAACTGGACTGTCGTGAATCCGGAACCGGTTGATACTTTATTCTCTTGGAGCGATCCGGCTCAAAGTATTTCTTTTATTAATCCGTCAACAGGCTGGATTGTCCGTACAAAAGGTAATTTTAATCAATGGAACGGAGCAGTTGCATATAAAACAACTAACGGCGGGAATAGCTGGACAAAACTTTCAATCCCCGTTCATGATGCTGGTATGTATATTCAGTTTGTTGATGCAAATACAGGATGGATGCTTCTGTTTAACACAAATTACACCGGAGGCGGTGTTTACAAATCAACAAATGGTGGTTCTAACTGGTTTGTTTTATCACCTCCTATCGGCGGATTGCCTTATTTTCTAAATACTAATACCGGTTGGATTTTCCCTGCAGGTGATCAAATTACTACTGCTGATACTATTATCAAAACTACAAACGGCGGTTTGAATTGGATACGCCAATGGGGAAGCAATGTGCAGGTTGCTTATAATATGATGTCTTTTTCAGATGCTAATAACGGATGGATTGTAGGAAGAAACGGTTTAGTTAGACAAACGACAAATGGCGGAAATACTTGGCAGAATGTTCCGATTTTTGGAATGGGACCTGCTAATAACAATAAGGCTGTGTTCTTTATAAATGCAAATACAGGTTGGATTGGAACCAAAGCAGACGGCACTCAAAATCCTTATGTTCTTTATACTAACAATGGAGGTACTTCTTGGAGTTGGCAGCAAATTCCTTTGACTTATTCTATTTTTAGTATTAATTTTTTTGACGCAAATAATGGCGGCCTTACTTCAGATTATGGAGGTATTTGCCACACGACTAATGGCGGTGTTCATGTTAATAATTTATCAACTGAAATCCCTTCATCTTATTCGTTGTCGCAGAATTATCCCAATCCGTTTAATCCTTCAACTTCTATTGAGTTTGATGTTGTTCAAACAGCTGACGTGAAGATTTCTGTGTTTGATATTTACGGAAAAGAAATTGATATTCTTGTAAATGAAAGACTTCAGACAGGCAGATACAAGACCGAATGGAACGGAACTAAACAATCAAGCGGCGTCTATTTCTACAGAATGCAGTCTGGAAATTTTATACAATCAAAGCAGATGATACTATTGAAGTGA
- a CDS encoding response regulator, whose product MTEVKKKILLVDDDPDLIEQNSTLLISKGYDVVSADNVPDAWEMFKREKPDAAVLDLIMEEHDSGFVLSHRIKRDSYGKTIPVFLLTSATYVTGMKFGITTSDEQEWIHCDAWFNKPINIDELSNKLEECFEKQKKQ is encoded by the coding sequence ATGACAGAAGTAAAAAAGAAGATATTGCTTGTTGACGACGATCCTGACCTAATTGAACAGAACAGTACGCTGCTTATTTCAAAAGGTTACGATGTAGTATCAGCAGACAATGTACCAGATGCATGGGAGATGTTTAAACGCGAGAAACCGGACGCAGCAGTACTGGACCTTATAATGGAGGAGCATGATTCGGGATTCGTATTATCTCACAGGATAAAAAGAGATTCGTACGGAAAAACGATTCCGGTATTTTTGCTAACATCGGCAACATACGTAACAGGAATGAAGTTTGGTATAACAACATCAGATGAGCAGGAATGGATACACTGCGATGCCTGGTTCAATAAACCGATAAACATAGACGAGCTTTCAAACAAGCTTGAAGAATGTTTTGAGAAACAAAAGAAACAGTGA
- a CDS encoding [Fe-Fe] hydrogenase large subunit C-terminal domain-containing protein yields MHGIVETIPDLCKRCYSCIRECPAIAIRVQNGQAVVMTERCISCGHCVTVCSQNAKATLSDVNRVMNDILPKGNVIALVAPSFPASFPDSYDKIPAALKKVGFEEVCEVAFGADMISPMYLQEIENGDSKTIISSACPAVYNYVEMYYSQLIPNLATVVSPMIAMGRYIKDNFGEDKKIVFIGPCIAKKSEYKDEEVEGVIDAVLTFAELKEIFEKNSIVISELEDIDFDPPQGLTGKSFPLAGGLIKTADISDDILEKEIIVVEGREKVEEILNEIVHGNINAKFIDILFCEGCIKGPAIDSELNYYSRKEKVVDYINDRIKAADKQVWKSSLYNSRNVNLKREFTNRNMRIENPSEERIREILAETNKFTKQDELNCHSCGYSTCRDYAIAIAKGLAENDMCLPYLIEKLERAYKELSETQDQLQSAEKLASIGQLAAGVAHEINNPLGTILLYTSLLKKEVEKNSADPDKQSIEDLELIAQETNRCKNIVSNLLNFARQGKLHATEFDISDLINSVLKTIRIKPEYKGILFSTECTAFDTTIEGDADQLKQVFINVINNACEALTEAETKKINIKIGSTESEITIEISDTGSGIPKENMSKLFTPFFTTKKMGKGTGLGLAIVYGIIKMHRGEIRAKSEPGQGSTFLIKLPAKITNK; encoded by the coding sequence GTGCACGGCATTGTTGAGACAATACCAGATTTATGCAAAAGATGTTATTCCTGCATAAGGGAATGCCCTGCTATTGCTATAAGGGTACAGAACGGACAGGCAGTAGTAATGACAGAACGGTGTATTTCTTGCGGACACTGCGTAACTGTATGTTCTCAAAATGCAAAGGCGACTCTAAGCGATGTTAACAGAGTAATGAATGACATACTACCAAAAGGAAACGTGATAGCTCTGGTGGCACCGTCATTTCCAGCGTCGTTTCCAGATAGCTATGACAAGATTCCAGCTGCGTTGAAGAAGGTTGGATTTGAAGAAGTATGCGAGGTGGCATTTGGAGCAGATATGATTAGTCCTATGTATCTGCAAGAGATAGAGAACGGAGACAGCAAGACGATAATCAGTTCTGCATGTCCAGCGGTTTACAACTACGTAGAGATGTACTATTCACAGTTAATTCCGAATCTTGCGACTGTTGTTTCGCCTATGATAGCAATGGGCAGGTACATTAAAGACAATTTTGGAGAAGACAAGAAAATTGTATTCATCGGTCCATGCATTGCAAAGAAGAGCGAATACAAAGATGAAGAGGTAGAAGGAGTGATAGATGCGGTTTTGACATTTGCCGAACTTAAAGAAATATTTGAAAAGAACAGCATAGTAATTTCAGAACTGGAAGATATTGACTTCGACCCACCTCAGGGACTGACGGGAAAATCATTTCCACTTGCGGGAGGCCTCATAAAGACTGCGGATATATCCGACGATATACTTGAAAAAGAAATAATTGTTGTAGAGGGACGCGAGAAGGTTGAAGAAATACTGAATGAAATTGTACACGGGAACATAAATGCAAAGTTTATAGATATACTATTCTGCGAAGGGTGCATAAAGGGACCGGCAATTGACAGCGAGTTGAATTATTATTCAAGAAAAGAGAAAGTTGTAGATTACATAAACGACAGAATAAAAGCAGCAGACAAACAGGTTTGGAAGAGCAGTTTATACAACAGCAGGAATGTTAATCTGAAGCGTGAGTTTACGAACAGAAACATGCGGATTGAAAATCCATCAGAAGAAAGGATAAGAGAGATACTTGCAGAGACGAACAAATTTACGAAACAGGATGAGTTAAACTGCCATTCCTGCGGATATTCGACATGCAGGGATTACGCGATAGCAATAGCTAAAGGACTCGCAGAAAACGATATGTGTCTGCCGTACCTGATAGAGAAACTCGAGAGAGCTTACAAAGAGCTTTCAGAAACTCAGGACCAGCTGCAATCTGCGGAGAAGCTTGCCTCGATTGGACAGCTTGCTGCAGGAGTTGCGCATGAAATTAACAATCCGCTAGGTACGATATTGCTTTACACTTCATTACTGAAGAAGGAAGTAGAGAAGAACTCAGCGGACCCAGATAAGCAGTCGATTGAAGACCTTGAACTTATCGCACAGGAAACCAACAGATGCAAAAACATCGTCTCAAATTTACTGAACTTTGCAAGACAGGGAAAGCTGCATGCAACAGAGTTTGACATATCAGATCTTATAAATTCTGTCTTGAAGACGATTAGGATTAAGCCTGAATACAAAGGGATTTTGTTTTCTACGGAATGTACGGCGTTTGACACGACGATTGAGGGAGATGCCGACCAGTTAAAGCAGGTATTTATAAACGTGATTAACAATGCCTGCGAAGCACTGACAGAAGCAGAAACAAAGAAGATAAACATTAAAATAGGCAGTACGGAATCAGAAATTACGATTGAAATAAGCGATACAGGTTCAGGAATTCCGAAAGAGAATATGAGCAAATTATTTACTCCGTTTTTTACTACGAAGAAGATGGGAAAAGGAACAGGGCTTGGACTGGCGATTGTTTACGGAATAATAAAAATGCACAGGGGAGAGATAAGGGCTAAAAGCGAACCGGGACAGGGTTCGACATTTTTAATTAAACTGCCCGCAAAAATAACAAACAAATAA